Proteins encoded in a region of the Nocardia asteroides genome:
- a CDS encoding aconitate hydratase, whose product MTTSIDTFGAKGTLEVGSNSYEIFRLSAVPGTEKLPYALKVLAENLLRTEDGVNITADHIRAIAKWDPTAQPNTEIQFTPARVIMQDFTGVPCIVDLATMREAVATLGGDPNKVNPLAPAEMVIDHSVIIDVFGRADAFERNVDIEYQRNGERYQFLRWGQTAFDDFKVVPPSTGIVHQVNIEHLARVVMVRNGQAYPDTCVGTDSHTTMVNGLGVLGWGVGGIEAEAAMLGQPVSMLIPRVVGFKLTGEIKPGVTATDVVLTVTDMLRKHGVVGKFVEFYGKGVAEVPLANRATLGNMSPEFGSTAAIFPIDDVTVEYLRLTGRSDEQVALVEAYAKEQGLWHDADSEPAYSEYLELDLSTVVPSIAGPKRPQDRILLSESKIAFRKDIHNYTSDAESGPAADTPHSKLDEAVEESFPASDPAVLSFADDGSDFTPSAANGAEGRPSKPVKVSTEEYGDFVLDHGAVVVASITSCTNTSNPSVMIGAALLARNAVDKGLARKPWVKTSMAPGSQVVNGYYEKAGLWPYLDKLGFNLVAFGCATCIGNTGPLPEEISKAVNDNDLTVTAVLSGNRNFEGRISPDVKMNYLASPPLVIAYALAGTMDFDFENDPLGKDNEGNDVFLKDIWPSPQEIQDTIDRVISRDMFLEDYKDVFRGDERWRGLPTPEGKTFEWDPQSTYVRKPPYFEGMPQTPEPVTDIKGARVLALLGDSVTTDHISPAGNIKPGTPAAQYLEANGVERKDYNSYGSRRGNHEVMIRGTFANIRLRNQLLDDVSGGYTRDFTQPGGPQAFIYDASQNYQAADIPLVVLGGKEYGSGSSRDWAAKGTRLLGVRAVITESFERIHRSNLIGMGVIPLQFPAGESAASLKLDGTETFDIEGITQLNEGVTPKTLKVTATKENGDKITFDAVVRIDTPGEADYYRNGGILQYVLRNMIRA is encoded by the coding sequence GTGACGACAAGTATCGATACTTTCGGCGCCAAGGGCACCCTCGAGGTCGGAAGCAACTCCTATGAGATTTTCCGCCTCTCCGCCGTGCCCGGCACCGAGAAACTCCCCTACGCACTGAAGGTCCTCGCGGAGAATCTCCTCCGCACCGAGGACGGCGTCAACATCACCGCCGATCACATTCGCGCCATCGCGAAGTGGGATCCGACGGCGCAGCCGAACACCGAGATCCAGTTCACGCCCGCCCGCGTCATCATGCAGGACTTCACCGGCGTGCCGTGCATCGTCGACCTGGCCACGATGCGCGAGGCGGTGGCCACCCTGGGCGGCGACCCGAACAAGGTGAACCCGCTCGCTCCCGCCGAGATGGTCATCGACCACTCCGTCATCATCGACGTCTTCGGCCGCGCGGACGCCTTCGAGCGCAACGTCGACATCGAGTACCAGCGCAACGGCGAGCGCTACCAGTTCCTGCGCTGGGGCCAGACCGCGTTCGACGACTTCAAGGTCGTCCCGCCCAGTACCGGCATCGTGCACCAGGTCAACATCGAGCACCTGGCCCGCGTCGTCATGGTCCGCAACGGCCAGGCCTACCCCGACACCTGTGTCGGCACCGACTCGCACACCACCATGGTCAACGGCCTCGGCGTCCTGGGGTGGGGTGTCGGCGGCATCGAGGCCGAGGCGGCCATGCTCGGCCAGCCCGTGTCGATGCTGATTCCGCGCGTGGTCGGCTTCAAGCTGACCGGCGAGATCAAGCCGGGCGTGACCGCGACCGACGTGGTGCTCACCGTCACCGACATGCTGCGCAAGCACGGTGTGGTCGGCAAGTTCGTCGAGTTCTACGGCAAGGGCGTGGCCGAGGTACCGCTGGCCAACCGCGCCACCCTGGGCAACATGAGCCCCGAATTCGGTTCCACCGCCGCGATCTTCCCGATCGATGACGTGACCGTCGAATACCTGCGCCTGACCGGACGTTCCGACGAGCAGGTCGCACTGGTCGAGGCGTACGCCAAGGAGCAGGGTCTCTGGCACGACGCCGACTCCGAGCCCGCTTACTCCGAGTACCTCGAGCTGGACCTGAGCACTGTTGTCCCGTCCATCGCGGGCCCGAAGCGGCCGCAGGACCGGATCCTGCTGTCGGAGTCCAAGATCGCGTTCCGCAAGGACATCCACAACTACACCAGCGACGCGGAGAGCGGCCCCGCCGCCGACACCCCGCACAGCAAGCTGGACGAGGCCGTCGAGGAATCCTTCCCGGCCAGTGACCCTGCCGTGCTGTCCTTCGCCGACGACGGCTCCGACTTCACGCCGTCCGCCGCGAACGGCGCGGAGGGCCGCCCGAGCAAGCCGGTCAAGGTCTCCACCGAGGAGTACGGCGACTTCGTGCTCGACCACGGCGCGGTCGTGGTCGCCTCGATCACCTCCTGCACCAACACCTCCAACCCGTCGGTCATGATCGGCGCGGCCCTGCTGGCCCGCAACGCGGTGGACAAGGGCTTGGCCCGCAAGCCGTGGGTGAAGACCTCCATGGCGCCGGGCTCGCAGGTCGTCAACGGTTACTACGAGAAGGCCGGCCTGTGGCCGTACCTGGACAAGCTGGGCTTCAACCTGGTCGCGTTCGGTTGCGCCACCTGCATCGGCAACACCGGCCCGCTGCCGGAGGAGATCTCCAAGGCGGTCAACGACAACGACCTCACCGTCACCGCGGTGCTGTCGGGCAACCGCAACTTCGAAGGACGGATCTCCCCCGACGTCAAGATGAACTACCTGGCCTCCCCGCCGCTGGTCATCGCCTACGCGCTCGCGGGAACCATGGACTTCGACTTCGAGAACGACCCGCTCGGCAAGGACAACGAGGGCAACGACGTCTTCCTGAAGGACATCTGGCCCTCGCCGCAGGAGATCCAGGACACCATCGACCGGGTCATCAGCCGCGACATGTTCCTCGAGGACTACAAGGACGTCTTCCGGGGCGACGAGCGCTGGCGCGGCCTGCCCACGCCGGAGGGCAAGACCTTCGAGTGGGATCCGCAGTCCACCTACGTGCGCAAGCCCCCGTACTTCGAGGGCATGCCGCAGACGCCGGAACCGGTCACCGACATCAAGGGCGCCCGGGTGCTCGCTCTGCTCGGCGACTCGGTCACCACCGACCACATCTCTCCGGCGGGCAACATCAAGCCGGGCACCCCGGCCGCCCAGTACCTGGAGGCCAACGGCGTCGAGCGCAAGGACTACAACTCCTACGGCTCGCGTCGTGGTAACCACGAGGTGATGATCCGCGGCACCTTCGCCAACATCCGGCTGCGCAACCAGCTGCTCGACGACGTCTCGGGTGGTTACACCCGCGACTTCACCCAGCCCGGCGGGCCGCAGGCGTTCATCTACGACGCGTCGCAGAACTACCAGGCCGCAGACATCCCGCTGGTCGTGCTCGGCGGCAAGGAGTACGGTTCGGGCTCCTCGCGTGACTGGGCCGCCAAGGGCACCCGCCTGCTGGGCGTGCGGGCCGTCATCACCGAGTCGTTCGAGCGCATCCACCGCTCCAACCTCATCGGCATGGGCGTCATCCCGCTGCAGTTCCCGGCGGGCGAGTCGGCCGCGTCGCTGAAACTGGACGGCACCGAGACCTTCGACATCGAGGGCATCACCCAGCTGAACGAGGGTGTCACCCCGAAGACCCTGAAGGTCACCGCCACCAAGGAGAACGGTGACAAAATCACCTTCGACGCGGTGGTGCGGATCGACACTCCCGGTGAGGCGGACTACTACCGCAACGGCGGCATCCTGCAGTACGTGCTGCGCAACATGATCCGTGCCTGA
- a CDS encoding TetR/AcrR family transcriptional regulator, protein MPKVSDDHLAARRGQILDGARRCFAEYGYDGATVRRLEEEIGLSRGAIFHHFRDKDALFLALAQEDAERMADVAANQGIVQVMRDMLAHPEQFNWLGTRLEIARRLRTDPEFRAGWTQRSAELTAATLARLERRKAAGTLRDDVPTDVLLGYLDLVLDGLIARIASGHTNENLSAVLDLVEASVRRKQ, encoded by the coding sequence ATGCCCAAGGTCAGTGACGATCACCTCGCCGCCCGGCGCGGCCAGATTCTCGACGGAGCACGCCGATGCTTCGCCGAGTACGGCTACGACGGCGCCACCGTGCGCCGCCTCGAGGAAGAGATCGGGCTATCCCGGGGCGCCATTTTCCACCACTTCCGCGACAAGGACGCGCTGTTTCTTGCCCTCGCCCAGGAGGACGCCGAACGCATGGCCGACGTGGCGGCCAACCAGGGCATCGTGCAGGTGATGCGCGACATGCTCGCCCACCCCGAGCAGTTCAACTGGCTCGGAACCCGTCTGGAGATCGCGCGGCGGCTGCGCACCGATCCCGAATTCCGCGCGGGCTGGACCCAGCGTTCGGCCGAGCTCACCGCCGCCACCCTGGCCCGCCTGGAACGCCGCAAGGCCGCGGGCACGCTGCGCGACGACGTGCCCACCGACGTCCTGCTCGGCTACCTCGACCTCGTCCTCGACGGCTTGATCGCGCGGATCGCCTCCGGGCACACCAACGAGAACCTCTCGGCGGTATTGGATCTCGTCGAGGCGTCGGTCCGGCGCAAGCAGTGA